Proteins encoded by one window of Ramlibacter tataouinensis:
- the argG gene encoding argininosuccinate synthase translates to MSTILEHLPAGQKVGIAFSGGLDTSAALHWMRLKGAIPYAYTANLGQPDEPDYDEIPRKAMQYGAEQARLIDCRKQLAQEGIAALQAGAFHISTAGLTYFNTTPLGRAVTGTMLVAAMKEDDVNIWGDGSTFKGNDIERFYRYGLLTNPALKVYKPWLDQAFIDELGGRAEMSAFMQKAGFAYKMSAEKAYSTDSNMLGATHEAKDLEHLNSGIRIVNPIMGVAFWRDDVPVKAEEVRVRFEEGQPVALNGQSFDDPVALILEANRIGGRHGLGMSDQIENRIIEAKSRGIYEAPGLALLFIAYERLVTGIHNEDTIEQYRENGRRLGRLLYQGRWFDPQAIMLRETAQRWVARAITGEVTLELRRGNDYSLLNTESPNLTYQPERLTMEKGESMFSPRDRIGQLTMRNLDIVDTRDKLGVYSKAGLLSLGAGAALPQLGEAKK, encoded by the coding sequence ATGAGCACCATCCTTGAACACCTGCCCGCCGGCCAGAAGGTCGGCATCGCCTTTTCCGGCGGCCTGGACACCAGCGCCGCGCTGCACTGGATGCGCCTGAAGGGCGCCATCCCCTACGCCTACACCGCCAACCTCGGCCAGCCCGACGAACCGGACTACGACGAGATCCCGCGCAAGGCCATGCAGTACGGCGCCGAGCAGGCCCGGCTGATCGACTGCCGCAAGCAGCTGGCGCAGGAAGGCATCGCGGCACTGCAGGCCGGCGCCTTCCACATCTCCACCGCCGGCCTGACCTACTTCAACACCACGCCGCTCGGGCGCGCGGTCACCGGCACCATGCTGGTGGCGGCCATGAAGGAAGACGACGTCAACATCTGGGGCGACGGCAGCACCTTCAAGGGCAACGACATCGAGCGCTTCTACCGCTACGGGCTGCTCACCAACCCGGCGCTGAAGGTCTACAAGCCCTGGCTGGACCAGGCCTTCATCGACGAGCTGGGCGGCCGCGCCGAGATGAGCGCGTTCATGCAGAAGGCCGGCTTCGCCTACAAGATGTCGGCCGAGAAGGCCTACAGCACCGACAGCAACATGCTGGGCGCGACGCACGAGGCCAAGGACCTGGAGCACCTGAACTCCGGCATCCGCATCGTCAACCCGATCATGGGCGTGGCCTTCTGGCGCGACGACGTGCCGGTCAAGGCCGAGGAAGTGCGGGTGCGCTTCGAGGAGGGCCAGCCGGTGGCGTTGAACGGCCAGTCCTTCGACGACCCGGTGGCGCTGATCCTGGAGGCCAACCGCATCGGCGGCCGCCACGGCCTGGGCATGAGCGACCAGATCGAGAACCGCATCATCGAGGCCAAGAGCCGCGGCATCTACGAGGCCCCGGGCCTGGCGCTGCTGTTCATCGCCTACGAGCGGCTGGTCACCGGCATCCACAACGAGGACACGATCGAGCAGTACCGCGAGAACGGCCGGCGCCTGGGCCGCCTGCTGTACCAGGGCCGCTGGTTCGACCCGCAGGCCATCATGCTGCGCGAGACCGCGCAGCGCTGGGTGGCGCGCGCCATCACCGGCGAAGTGACGCTGGAGCTGCGCCGCGGCAACGACTACTCGCTGCTGAACACCGAGTCGCCCAACCTGACCTACCAGCCCGAGCGGCTGACCATGGAAAAGGGCGAGTCGATGTTCTCCCCTCGCGACCGCATCGGCCAGCTGACCATGCGCAACCTCGACATCGTCGACACGCGCGACAAGCTGGGCGTGTACAGCAAGGCCGGCCTGCTGTCGCTCGGCGCCGGCGCGGCGCTGCCGCAGCTGGGGGAAGCGAAGAAGTAA